In Citrus sinensis cultivar Valencia sweet orange chromosome 3, DVS_A1.0, whole genome shotgun sequence, the sequence TATATAATATAGATGAACCTCTGCCTTGACTGATTCAATATAAAGCGgtggaaaaaaaggaaaacaggAGCAAGCAATTAAGAAAGAAGCAAATTATAATCATGGCTTCTATGGCTGATCAGGAAGAAGagacaaataatttttcatatgcAATGGAACTGGCAGGTGCCATAGTGCTACCTGCAGCTATGCATGCAGTGGTAGAGCTTGATGTGTTTGAGATCATAAGCAAAGCCGGTGCTGGTGCTAAGCTTTCGGTTGCGGAGATTGTGGCTCAAATTCCCTTGAAAGATAATAATCCTGAAGCTGCGGCCATGATGTTAGATCGGGTGCTGAGGCTTCTTGTCAGCTACAATGCTCTTCATTGCTCTTTTGTTGACGGACAAAGGCTCTACTCTCTTGCTTCTGTTGCTAAATACTTTGTTCGCAATAATCAAAACGGCGCATCGTTGCGTCCCTACATGGCCTTGCGTCTCGACAAGGTCCCCATGGATTACTGGTatatagaattattttttctcttttcttttctttgataattttgataaattaaggAAAATTGTCAAGACCTTCTAGTTGTAtccaaaaattaatcatttgcATCTCATGTTTTGAACCCATCAAAATCCGTCAGCTGCTAAAAGACGGttatcttcaattattttacttttgttgtggtaaaagacaaaaacagTTTAAAGTCCAAGCGTTTTTGAAATATGAAAGTAGAAAAGATTGATTGTAACAGACAATTAATAAAGTATTCTTTATCTTGGTTAATTATGCGGTCAAATTTTACAAGCTAAGCTTCTAAAATTGTTACTAACTGTGTTTGGATTTTGGAAAATTCAGGTTTCGGTTGAAAGACCAAATTCTTGAAGGAGGAACTGCGTTTAATAAAGCGCATGGAATGTCTATCTACGATTACATGGGCGTTGACTCAAGATTCAATGATGTTTTCAACACTGGCATGTTAGGCCACACTTGTGTTGTCATGGAGAAGGTCCTAGAATCATACAAAGGCTTTGAGCATGTTAAGAAGCTTGTTGATGTTGGCGGCGGCTTAGGAGCTACTCTTAACATGATAATTTCCAAATACCCTCGTATTAAGGgtattaattatgatttaccttatgttataaaaaatgcCCCATCTTATCTCGGTATGTtacttacaaaatttatatagtaTTTTTGTTAGAAATTCGTTGATGACATACACGATagctaacaaaaattatttttttaaaaaaaattttcaggcATTGAACATGTAGGTGGAGACTTTTTTGAAAGTGTTCCTGAGGCAGATACCATTTTGATGAAggttatatatgtgtgtgttatttaaaatcatgatTATAAGGAAAAATCAATATAGGGTGAATCACACTTTTTCCCCTAATATTTTGTAGGTTTACATTAACCCGATGCTCATTTGGTATTAGAACTTTCACAAAATTACTTACAGTGAATaccaaaatattatgaaaactataaattaagggggggggggggtttaaactctctctctttctttttctctagtGGTAAAGAGGTGGCCAAAAGCccaaattgattatttaaaaactacTTGACTAGCTCCTGATCAAAGTGTCAATTTTTCTGGATTATATACGTATGTTTTGttcaataacataaattgATCAAAGATATTCAGAAAAATAGATCGAATGAGAATTAACATGAATATTAAACTTTTGCAGTGGGTCCTTAGTAGTTTTGATGATGAGCAGTCCttgaaattattgaaaaattgttacaaagCTCTTCCGGATGGTGGGAAGTTGCTTAATGTTAATGTAACAATTCCAGAAGTGCCTGAGAATAGCGCGACTTCAAGGGAGATCTCTATTTTGGATACAATTTGTTTATTCCAAGTTCCTCACGGAAGAGAGCGGACCAAACAAGAATACAGTGAATTAGCAATCAAAGCTGGATTTAAAGGCGTCAACTACGAATATGGTGCATGCAATTTATATGTTATGGAATTcctcaaataat encodes:
- the LOC102612475 gene encoding anthranilate N-methyltransferase-like isoform X2, translated to MASMADQEEETNNFSYAMELAGAIVLPAAMHAVVELDVFEIISKAGAGAKLSVAEIVAQIPLKDNNPEAAAMMLDRVLRLLVSYNALHCSFVDGQRLYSLASVAKYFVRNNQNGASLRPYMALRLDKVPMDYWFRLKDQILEGGTAFNKAHGMSIYDYMGVDSRFNDVFNTGMLGHTCVVMEKVLESYKGFEHVKKLVDVGGGLGATLNMIISKYPRIKGIEHVGGDFFESVPEADTILMKWVLSSFDDEQSLKLLKNCYKALPDGGKLLNVNVTIPEVPENSATSREISILDTICLFQVPHGRERTKQEYSELAIKAGFKGVNYEYGACNLYVMEFLK
- the LOC102612475 gene encoding anthranilate N-methyltransferase-like isoform X1, with amino-acid sequence MASMADQEEETNNFSYAMELAGAIVLPAAMHAVVELDVFEIISKAGAGAKLSVAEIVAQIPLKDNNPEAAAMMLDRVLRLLVSYNALHCSFVDGQRLYSLASVAKYFVRNNQNGASLRPYMALRLDKVPMDYWFRLKDQILEGGTAFNKAHGMSIYDYMGVDSRFNDVFNTGMLGHTCVVMEKVLESYKGFEHVKKLVDVGGGLGATLNMIISKYPRIKGINYDLPYVIKNAPSYLGIEHVGGDFFESVPEADTILMKWVLSSFDDEQSLKLLKNCYKALPDGGKLLNVNVTIPEVPENSATSREISILDTICLFQVPHGRERTKQEYSELAIKAGFKGVNYEYGACNLYVMEFLK